The following proteins are encoded in a genomic region of Sebastes fasciatus isolate fSebFas1 chromosome 12, fSebFas1.pri, whole genome shotgun sequence:
- the cacng6b gene encoding voltage-dependent calcium channel gamma-6 subunit isoform X1, whose protein sequence is MLAALSSFCFISLFQGTGRKTHTGSPGPCLRLLPFYHFLTSSAPPHFTVTLAPFFRLVFVGPGLEISMWSNFFVQPDDASGAAGAGQGQGGMKGGRGQRRIPKMSDSQEGKIKLAFFVSIIGVTFTVLGMGTEFWVELAQPKNFSGNSTCQMAHYGLWKGCIRTLWVADIDPERTSCGPAELPGETNCTYFKFFTSGENAVIFKKTTDKKLNLAAAILALLSLTMMVMGSICIGMSLSKGVPFFLKPASFCFILSGVLVLFSVLMFHQSVLALLSSDHTVPLHHELSWSVACVGSAGVILIFGGFLFVILSLPFSPWQKCMSHKNSAT, encoded by the exons ATGCTGGCTGCTCTTTCATCTTTCTGTTTCATCTCTCTATTTCAGGGGACTGGACGGAAAACACACACTGGCTCTCCTGGTCCATGCCTCCGTCTCCTCCCATTTTATCATTTCCTTACTTCATCCGCCCCCCCCCACTTCACTGTAACTCT TGCCCCGTTCTTTCGCCTGGTCTTCGTCGGGCCTGGCCTTGAGATCAGTATGTGGTCCAACTTCTTCGTGCAACCGGATGATGCATCCGGGGCGGCGGGGGCTGGACAAGGACAAGGTGGAATGAAAGGTGGAAGGGGACAGAGGAGGATCCCCAAGATGAGTGACAGCCAGGAGGGGAAGATCAAACTGGCCTTCTTTGTGTCTATCATCGGCGTGACCTTCACCGTGTTGGGCATGGGGACAGAGTTTTGGGTGGAGCTGGCCCAACCAAAGAATTTCAGCGGCAACTCGACCTGCCAGATGGCCCATTATGGCTTGTGGAAGGGCTGCATCCGCACCCTATGGGTGGCTGACATAGACCCAGAGAGGACGAGCTGTGGCCCCGCTGAACTACCTGGAG AAACCAACTGCACCTACTTCAAATTCTTCACCTCTGGGGAGAATGCAGTCATATTCAAGAAGACAACTGACAAGA AGCTGAATCTAGCAGCAGCTATCTTGGCCCTTCTCAGTCTGACCATGATGGTAATGGGCTCCATCTGTATTGGCATGTCCCTCAGCAAAGGAGTGCCCTTCTTTCTCAAGCCAGCCTCCTTCTGTTTCATCCTATCAG GTGTACTGGTCCTTTTCTCTGTCCTGATGTTCCACCAGTCCGTGCTGGCCTTGCTGTCCAGTGACCACACCGTACCTTTACACCATGAGCTGTCCTGGTCTGTGGCCTGCGTGGGCTCAGCGGGAGTCATTCTTATATTTGGAGGATTCCTCTTCGTCATCCTCTCCCTTCCTTTCAGCCCCTGGCAGAAATGCATGTCACACAAGAATAGTGCCACTTAG
- the cacng6b gene encoding voltage-dependent calcium channel gamma-6 subunit isoform X2 yields the protein MWSNFFVQPDDASGAAGAGQGQGGMKGGRGQRRIPKMSDSQEGKIKLAFFVSIIGVTFTVLGMGTEFWVELAQPKNFSGNSTCQMAHYGLWKGCIRTLWVADIDPERTSCGPAELPGETNCTYFKFFTSGENAVIFKKTTDKKLNLAAAILALLSLTMMVMGSICIGMSLSKGVPFFLKPASFCFILSGVLVLFSVLMFHQSVLALLSSDHTVPLHHELSWSVACVGSAGVILIFGGFLFVILSLPFSPWQKCMSHKNSAT from the exons ATGTGGTCCAACTTCTTCGTGCAACCGGATGATGCATCCGGGGCGGCGGGGGCTGGACAAGGACAAGGTGGAATGAAAGGTGGAAGGGGACAGAGGAGGATCCCCAAGATGAGTGACAGCCAGGAGGGGAAGATCAAACTGGCCTTCTTTGTGTCTATCATCGGCGTGACCTTCACCGTGTTGGGCATGGGGACAGAGTTTTGGGTGGAGCTGGCCCAACCAAAGAATTTCAGCGGCAACTCGACCTGCCAGATGGCCCATTATGGCTTGTGGAAGGGCTGCATCCGCACCCTATGGGTGGCTGACATAGACCCAGAGAGGACGAGCTGTGGCCCCGCTGAACTACCTGGAG AAACCAACTGCACCTACTTCAAATTCTTCACCTCTGGGGAGAATGCAGTCATATTCAAGAAGACAACTGACAAGA AGCTGAATCTAGCAGCAGCTATCTTGGCCCTTCTCAGTCTGACCATGATGGTAATGGGCTCCATCTGTATTGGCATGTCCCTCAGCAAAGGAGTGCCCTTCTTTCTCAAGCCAGCCTCCTTCTGTTTCATCCTATCAG GTGTACTGGTCCTTTTCTCTGTCCTGATGTTCCACCAGTCCGTGCTGGCCTTGCTGTCCAGTGACCACACCGTACCTTTACACCATGAGCTGTCCTGGTCTGTGGCCTGCGTGGGCTCAGCGGGAGTCATTCTTATATTTGGAGGATTCCTCTTCGTCATCCTCTCCCTTCCTTTCAGCCCCTGGCAGAAATGCATGTCACACAAGAATAGTGCCACTTAG
- the cacng8b gene encoding voltage-dependent calcium channel gamma-4 subunit isoform X2 yields MVCEKGIQILLTTVGAFAAFGLMTVAIGTDYWLYSRAMICNSTANVTQDDPHNKDKKDPGALTHSGLWRICCLEGVKRGVCSQINHFPEDADFDHDGAEYVLRVVRASNIFPILSAILLLMGGLCIAASRFYKSKRNIILGAGILFVAAGLSNIIGVIVYISAALGDISPKKDEDKKWQYSYGWSFYFGGLSFIMAEMVGVLAVNIYIEKNKELRCRSRTDIFKSTTHAMLRLPSYRFRRRSRSSSRSTDPSRSRDPSPVGGGGGKNFGLPPSALLSQGPISVSTLPNPHSRSHTALAGGDISLYTLSRDPKLGGLPPMYGTVDRATLYQLHNCFPKDGGGGGVMMSGTLPSLKSHNPSNSSNSNAPMPNSVGSGPPPFTSSTVDRERGMGTLDRLKGDRESNSNTLNRKTTPV; encoded by the exons ATGGTGTGTGAGAAGGGGATCCAGATCCTTCTCACCACCGTCGGGGCATTCGCTGCCTTCGGCCTGATGACGGTGGCAATAGGGACGGACTACTGGCTGTACTCCCGTGCCATGATCTGCAACAGCACAGCCAACGTTACCCAGGACGACCCCCATAACAAGGACAAGAAGGATCCCGGGGCACTCACCCACTCTGGACTGTGGAGGATATGCTGCCTGGAAG GAGTGAAGAGAGGAGTGTGTTCTCAGATCAACCACTTCCCAGAAGATGCAGACTTTGACCATGATGGGGCAGAGTACGTCCTAC GGGTAGTCAGGGCTTCCAACATCTTCCCGATCCTCAGTGCCATCCTGCTGCTGATGGGAGGGCTTTGCATCGCTGCTAGTCGTTTCTATAAGAGCAAAAGGAACATCATCCTGGGAGCGGGAATCCTCTTCGTGGCTGCAG GTCTGAGTAACATAATTGGTGTGATCGTGTACATCTCGGCCGCACTGGGGGACATCTCTCCGAAGAAGGACGAGGATAAGAAGTGGCAGTACTCATACGGTTGGTCCTTTTACTTCGGGGGTCTGTCCTTCATCATGGCCGAGATGGTGGGGGTGCTGGCTGTCAACATCTACATCGAGAAGAACAAGGAGCTGCGCTGCCGCTCGCGCACCGACATTTTCAAGAGCACCACGCACGCCATGCTCCGCCTGCCCAGCTACCGCTTCCGCCGCCGCTCCCGCTCTTCGTCCCGCTCCACTGACCCCTCCCGCTCCCGAGACCCCTCACCCGTAGGGGGAGGTGGGGGCAAGAACTTCGGCCTGCCCCCCTCTGCGCTGCTGTCCCAGGGCCCCATCTCAGTATCCACTTTACCGAACCCCCACTCTCGCTCGCACACGGCCCTGGCTGGAGGCGACATCTCTCTCTACACGTTGTCCCGTGACCCCAAACTGGGGGGTTTGCCGCCCATGTATGGAACGGTGGACAGGGCCACGCTCTACCAGCTCCACAACTGCTTCCcaaaggatggaggaggagggggggtgatgATGAGTGGTACACTTCCCTCGCTTAAGTCCCACAACCCTTCCAATTCTTCCAACTCCAACGCGCCGATGCCCAACTCGGTGGGCTCCGGCCCTCCACCCTTCACCTCGTCCACCGTAGACAGGGAGCGAGGGATGGGGACTCTGGACAGGCTGAAGGGAGACAGGGAGAGCAACTCTAACACCCTCAATAGGAAGACAACGCCTGTGTAG
- the cacng8b gene encoding voltage-dependent calcium channel gamma-4 subunit isoform X1: protein MLPGRPTCGNIRAVRKRPAHPTSVRLSLRLCLFIPSPPSIFLTIHPSATVVCCHHRACIPPFVCLSTCKTPAGFSYESLSFVVSGHPCFSSHISGVKRGVCSQINHFPEDADFDHDGAEYVLRVVRASNIFPILSAILLLMGGLCIAASRFYKSKRNIILGAGILFVAAGLSNIIGVIVYISAALGDISPKKDEDKKWQYSYGWSFYFGGLSFIMAEMVGVLAVNIYIEKNKELRCRSRTDIFKSTTHAMLRLPSYRFRRRSRSSSRSTDPSRSRDPSPVGGGGGKNFGLPPSALLSQGPISVSTLPNPHSRSHTALAGGDISLYTLSRDPKLGGLPPMYGTVDRATLYQLHNCFPKDGGGGGVMMSGTLPSLKSHNPSNSSNSNAPMPNSVGSGPPPFTSSTVDRERGMGTLDRLKGDRESNSNTLNRKTTPV, encoded by the exons ATGCTGCCTGGAAG ACCCACCTGTGGAAATATAAGAGCTGTGAGAAAGAGACCAGCTCACCCCACATCTGTCCGTCTCTCCCTCCGTCTGTGTCTCTTCATTCCATCACCTCCATCCATCTTTCTCACAATCCATCCATCAGCAACAGTGGTGTGCTGTCATCATCGTGCGTGCATCCCTCCgttcgtctgtctgtctacatGCAAGACCCCGGCGG GTTTCAGTTACGAGTCCCTGTCTTTTGTTGTGTCTGGTCACCCCTGTTTCTCCTCTCATATCTCAGGAGTGAAGAGAGGAGTGTGTTCTCAGATCAACCACTTCCCAGAAGATGCAGACTTTGACCATGATGGGGCAGAGTACGTCCTAC GGGTAGTCAGGGCTTCCAACATCTTCCCGATCCTCAGTGCCATCCTGCTGCTGATGGGAGGGCTTTGCATCGCTGCTAGTCGTTTCTATAAGAGCAAAAGGAACATCATCCTGGGAGCGGGAATCCTCTTCGTGGCTGCAG GTCTGAGTAACATAATTGGTGTGATCGTGTACATCTCGGCCGCACTGGGGGACATCTCTCCGAAGAAGGACGAGGATAAGAAGTGGCAGTACTCATACGGTTGGTCCTTTTACTTCGGGGGTCTGTCCTTCATCATGGCCGAGATGGTGGGGGTGCTGGCTGTCAACATCTACATCGAGAAGAACAAGGAGCTGCGCTGCCGCTCGCGCACCGACATTTTCAAGAGCACCACGCACGCCATGCTCCGCCTGCCCAGCTACCGCTTCCGCCGCCGCTCCCGCTCTTCGTCCCGCTCCACTGACCCCTCCCGCTCCCGAGACCCCTCACCCGTAGGGGGAGGTGGGGGCAAGAACTTCGGCCTGCCCCCCTCTGCGCTGCTGTCCCAGGGCCCCATCTCAGTATCCACTTTACCGAACCCCCACTCTCGCTCGCACACGGCCCTGGCTGGAGGCGACATCTCTCTCTACACGTTGTCCCGTGACCCCAAACTGGGGGGTTTGCCGCCCATGTATGGAACGGTGGACAGGGCCACGCTCTACCAGCTCCACAACTGCTTCCcaaaggatggaggaggagggggggtgatgATGAGTGGTACACTTCCCTCGCTTAAGTCCCACAACCCTTCCAATTCTTCCAACTCCAACGCGCCGATGCCCAACTCGGTGGGCTCCGGCCCTCCACCCTTCACCTCGTCCACCGTAGACAGGGAGCGAGGGATGGGGACTCTGGACAGGCTGAAGGGAGACAGGGAGAGCAACTCTAACACCCTCAATAGGAAGACAACGCCTGTGTAG
- the cacng8b gene encoding voltage-dependent calcium channel gamma-4 subunit isoform X3 has protein sequence MLPGRPTCGNIRAVRKRPAHPTSVRLSLRLCLFIPSPPSIFLTIHPSATVVCCHHRACIPPFVCLSTCKTPAGVKRGVCSQINHFPEDADFDHDGAEYVLRVVRASNIFPILSAILLLMGGLCIAASRFYKSKRNIILGAGILFVAAGLSNIIGVIVYISAALGDISPKKDEDKKWQYSYGWSFYFGGLSFIMAEMVGVLAVNIYIEKNKELRCRSRTDIFKSTTHAMLRLPSYRFRRRSRSSSRSTDPSRSRDPSPVGGGGGKNFGLPPSALLSQGPISVSTLPNPHSRSHTALAGGDISLYTLSRDPKLGGLPPMYGTVDRATLYQLHNCFPKDGGGGGVMMSGTLPSLKSHNPSNSSNSNAPMPNSVGSGPPPFTSSTVDRERGMGTLDRLKGDRESNSNTLNRKTTPV, from the exons ATGCTGCCTGGAAG ACCCACCTGTGGAAATATAAGAGCTGTGAGAAAGAGACCAGCTCACCCCACATCTGTCCGTCTCTCCCTCCGTCTGTGTCTCTTCATTCCATCACCTCCATCCATCTTTCTCACAATCCATCCATCAGCAACAGTGGTGTGCTGTCATCATCGTGCGTGCATCCCTCCgttcgtctgtctgtctacatGCAAGACCCCGGCGG GAGTGAAGAGAGGAGTGTGTTCTCAGATCAACCACTTCCCAGAAGATGCAGACTTTGACCATGATGGGGCAGAGTACGTCCTAC GGGTAGTCAGGGCTTCCAACATCTTCCCGATCCTCAGTGCCATCCTGCTGCTGATGGGAGGGCTTTGCATCGCTGCTAGTCGTTTCTATAAGAGCAAAAGGAACATCATCCTGGGAGCGGGAATCCTCTTCGTGGCTGCAG GTCTGAGTAACATAATTGGTGTGATCGTGTACATCTCGGCCGCACTGGGGGACATCTCTCCGAAGAAGGACGAGGATAAGAAGTGGCAGTACTCATACGGTTGGTCCTTTTACTTCGGGGGTCTGTCCTTCATCATGGCCGAGATGGTGGGGGTGCTGGCTGTCAACATCTACATCGAGAAGAACAAGGAGCTGCGCTGCCGCTCGCGCACCGACATTTTCAAGAGCACCACGCACGCCATGCTCCGCCTGCCCAGCTACCGCTTCCGCCGCCGCTCCCGCTCTTCGTCCCGCTCCACTGACCCCTCCCGCTCCCGAGACCCCTCACCCGTAGGGGGAGGTGGGGGCAAGAACTTCGGCCTGCCCCCCTCTGCGCTGCTGTCCCAGGGCCCCATCTCAGTATCCACTTTACCGAACCCCCACTCTCGCTCGCACACGGCCCTGGCTGGAGGCGACATCTCTCTCTACACGTTGTCCCGTGACCCCAAACTGGGGGGTTTGCCGCCCATGTATGGAACGGTGGACAGGGCCACGCTCTACCAGCTCCACAACTGCTTCCcaaaggatggaggaggagggggggtgatgATGAGTGGTACACTTCCCTCGCTTAAGTCCCACAACCCTTCCAATTCTTCCAACTCCAACGCGCCGATGCCCAACTCGGTGGGCTCCGGCCCTCCACCCTTCACCTCGTCCACCGTAGACAGGGAGCGAGGGATGGGGACTCTGGACAGGCTGAAGGGAGACAGGGAGAGCAACTCTAACACCCTCAATAGGAAGACAACGCCTGTGTAG